The genomic region GCGCATCCGCAGGCCGGATCACCGCTGCCATCCCCTACTTCGGCTACGCACGCCAGGATCGCCGCCCGCGTTCGGCGCGCGTCGCGATTTCGGCGAAGATCGTCGCGAACATGCTGGAAATCGCCGGCGTCGAGCGAATCATCACGATGGATCTGCATGCCGACCAGATCCAGGGCTTCTTCGACATTCCCGTCGACAACATCTACGCCACGCCGATCCTGCTGGGCGACCTGCGCAAGCAGAACCACCAGGATCTGCTGGTGGTGTCGCCGGACGTCGGCGGCGTGGTGCGCGCGCGTGCGCTCGCCAAGCAGCTGAACTGCGATCTCGCGATCATCGACAAGCGTCGCCCGAAGGCGAACGTCGCCGAGGTGATGAACATCATCGGTGAAGTCGAAGGCCGCACCTGCGTGATCATGGACGACATGGTCGATACGGCCGGCACGCTCTGCAAGGCCGCGCAAGTGCTGAAGGAACGCGGCGCGAAGCGCGTGTTCGCCTATGCCACGCACCCGGTGCTGTCGGGCGGCGCGGCCGCGCGCATCGACGCGTCGGAGCTCGACGAGCTCGTCGTCACCGACACCATCCCGCTGTCGGCCGAGTCGCTCGGCTGCGCGAAGATCCGGGCGCTGTCGAGCGCCGATCTGCTCGCCGAAACGTTCGCGCGGATCCGCCGCGGCGATTCGGTGATGTCGCTGTTCGCCGAGTCCTGATCGCGGCACAGCGGTTCGCGTGGCGGCTCACGCCGGCGCGCGAATCCAAGGTATTCGGTTGTACGTGAAAAGCGAAGCGTCCGCGCTTCGCTTTTTGCACATCGGCCCGGAAGGACGAAACCCGGGCCGCATCAAGGGCCGAAAGGCCCCATTACACTGCCTGGTCGCGGGCAGTCATTGGAGAAAGTCATGAAAGTCGTCGCTTTCGAGCGTACTCAGCAAGGTACGGGTGCGAGCCGCCGCCTGCGTAACACCGGCAAGACCACGGGTATCGTGTACGGCGGTGAAGCAGCCCCGCAAATGATCGAACTCGATCACAACGCCCTGTGGCACGCCCTGAAGAAGGAAGCCTTCCATTCGTCGATCCTCGATCTCGAAGTGGCCGGCAAGTCGCAAAGCGTCCTGCTGCGCGACGTGCAATACCATCCGTTCCGCCAGCTCGTGCTGCACGTGGACTTCCAGCGCGTCGACGCCTCGAAGAAGCTGCACACGAAGGTGCCGGTCCACTTCCTGAACGCGGAAGTCAGCCCGGCGGTGAAGCTGTCGAGCGCGGTCGTCTCGCACGTCATCACCGAACTCGACGTCGAGTGCCTGCCCTCGGCCCTGCCGGAATTCCTCGAAGTCGATCTGTCGAAGCTCGAGGCCGGCCAGTCGGTCCACGCCAAGGACATCACGCTGCCGAACGGCGTCGCGCTGGTGGCACACATCGACGCGGAAAACCCCGTGATCGCGACTGCCACGATCCCGGCTGGCGCCGTCTCGGACGACGCCGCTGCCGGCGAAGGCGAAACGCCCGCTGCCTGAGCACGGCTTTCCGAGCCGCGCCCGCACCGTCCAGACGACGGTCCGAAGCAACCCGCCGCGGCTCGCCCGGCGGGTTTTTTCATGGTCGTGCCCAAGCCGCTCACGCGGCCCGACCGGTCCAATCGGCCTCTTCATCATGATCAAACTGATCGTCGGACTCGGCAATCCCGGCGCCGAATACACGGCGACGCGCCACAACGCCGGCTTCTGGTGCGTCGACCAGCTCGCGCGCGAAGCCGGCGCGACGCTGCGCGACGAGCGCCGCTTCCATGGCCACTACGCGAAGGCCCGCCTGTACGGCGAGGAAGTCCACCTGCTCGAACCGCAGACCTACATGAACCGCTCGGGGCAGTCGGTCGTCGCGGTCGCGCAGTTCTTCAAGATCCTGCCCGACGAGATCCTCGTCGCGCACGACGAACTCGACCTGCCGCCCGGCGCCGTGAAGCTCAAGCTCGGCGGCGGCAGCGGCGGCCACAACGGGCTCAAGGACATCTCCGCGCATCTGTCCTCGCAGCAATACTGGCGGCTGCGGATCGGCATCGGCCATCCGCGCGACCTGATTCCCGAAGGCTCGCGCGCCGGCGCGAAACCCGACGTCGCGAACTTCGTGCTGAAGCCGCCGCGCCGCGAGGAACAGGACGTGATCGACGCGTCGATCGAGCGCGCGCTGGCGGTGATGCCGATCTTCGTGAAGGGCGAGGCCGAGCGCGCGGTGATGCAGTTGCACCGCAACGGCGCGTAGCGCGCCCCGCACGGGGCGCGGCGAGTTTTGCGCCGTGCGCGCCCGGCCTGCGTTAATCTGCTCGTTTTCAGTCAGGAGCCCGTGGTGAGCCGTTATTGGAGCAACATCGTCGAGCAGCTCGTTCCGTATGTGCCGGGCGAGCAGCCCGCGCTCGCGAATCCCGTGAAGCTGAACACGAACGAGAACCCGTACCCGCCGTCGCCGCGCGTCGTCGAGGCGATCGCGCGGGAGCTCGGCGCGGCGGGCGAAGCGCTGCGCCGCTATCCCGATCCGCTGGCCCGCGCGCTGCGCGAGACAGTGGCCGCCCATCACGGCCTCACGCCGGAACAGGTGTTCGTCGGCAACGGTTCGGACGAAGTGCTGGCCCACACGTTCCAGGCGCTGCTGCAACACGAGCGGCCGATCCGCTTTCCCGACGTCACCTATAGCTTCTATCCGACCTACGCGCGCCTGTACGGCGTGGAGTACGAGGCGGTGCCGCTCGCCGACGATCTCTCGATTAGGGTCGAGGACTACCTCGGCGGCAACGGCGGCGTGCTGTTCCCGAATCCGAACGCGCCGACCGGCCGCGCGCTGCCGCTCGCCGAGGTCGAGCGGATCGTGGCCGGCAATCCGGATGCGGTGGTGGTGGTCGACGAAGCCTACGTCGATTTCGGCGCCGAATCGGCGATCGGGCTGATCGACCGCCATCCGAACCTGCTGGTCGTGCATACGACCTCGAAGGCGCGTTCGCTGGCCGGCATGCGCGTCGGCTTCGCGTTCGGCCAGGCGCCGCTGATCGAGGCGCTGAACCGCGTGAAGGACAGCTTCAATTCGTATCCGCTCGACCGCCTCGCGCAGGTGGCCGCGCGCGCCGCCTACGAGGATCGCGAGTGGTTCGAGTCGAACTGCGCGCGCGTGGT from Burkholderia glumae LMG 2196 = ATCC 33617 harbors:
- a CDS encoding 50S ribosomal protein L25/general stress protein Ctc yields the protein MKVVAFERTQQGTGASRRLRNTGKTTGIVYGGEAAPQMIELDHNALWHALKKEAFHSSILDLEVAGKSQSVLLRDVQYHPFRQLVLHVDFQRVDASKKLHTKVPVHFLNAEVSPAVKLSSAVVSHVITELDVECLPSALPEFLEVDLSKLEAGQSVHAKDITLPNGVALVAHIDAENPVIATATIPAGAVSDDAAAGEGETPAA
- the pth gene encoding aminoacyl-tRNA hydrolase, with the protein product MIKLIVGLGNPGAEYTATRHNAGFWCVDQLAREAGATLRDERRFHGHYAKARLYGEEVHLLEPQTYMNRSGQSVVAVAQFFKILPDEILVAHDELDLPPGAVKLKLGGGSGGHNGLKDISAHLSSQQYWRLRIGIGHPRDLIPEGSRAGAKPDVANFVLKPPRREEQDVIDASIERALAVMPIFVKGEAERAVMQLHRNGA
- a CDS encoding ribose-phosphate pyrophosphokinase; this encodes MSSHDGLMVFTGNANPALAQKVVDNLGIPLGKAMVSRFSDGEIQVEIQENVRGKDIFVLQSTCAPANDNLMELMIMVDALKRASAGRITAAIPYFGYARQDRRPRSARVAISAKIVANMLEIAGVERIITMDLHADQIQGFFDIPVDNIYATPILLGDLRKQNHQDLLVVSPDVGGVVRARALAKQLNCDLAIIDKRRPKANVAEVMNIIGEVEGRTCVIMDDMVDTAGTLCKAAQVLKERGAKRVFAYATHPVLSGGAAARIDASELDELVVTDTIPLSAESLGCAKIRALSSADLLAETFARIRRGDSVMSLFAES
- the hisC gene encoding histidinol-phosphate transaminase, whose amino-acid sequence is MSRYWSNIVEQLVPYVPGEQPALANPVKLNTNENPYPPSPRVVEAIARELGAAGEALRRYPDPLARALRETVAAHHGLTPEQVFVGNGSDEVLAHTFQALLQHERPIRFPDVTYSFYPTYARLYGVEYEAVPLADDLSIRVEDYLGGNGGVLFPNPNAPTGRALPLAEVERIVAGNPDAVVVVDEAYVDFGAESAIGLIDRHPNLLVVHTTSKARSLAGMRVGFAFGQAPLIEALNRVKDSFNSYPLDRLAQVAARAAYEDREWFESNCARVVASRARLNAALEALGFEIVPSAANFVFARHPGHDAGALAAALKAREIFVRHFKQPRIDQYLRITVGTDAECDLLVDALRDLLG